A window of Longispora fulva contains these coding sequences:
- a CDS encoding response regulator encodes MIRVLLVDDQQLVRAGLRMLCESAGDITVVGEVGNGLEAVRHAERLHPDVILMDLRMPVLDGTAATERILRARPSTRIVVLTTFDDDEHLYPALLAGACGFLVKDTAPANLLDAVRRAAAGESAFSPGVLGRLVDRAVTARSETVPSADLSGVTDREREVLALVGAGLSNGEIAERLSLGVTTVKTHVANLMTKTDTTNRVRLAVLAARHGLTP; translated from the coding sequence GTGATCCGGGTGCTGCTCGTCGACGACCAGCAACTGGTCCGGGCCGGACTGCGGATGCTGTGCGAGTCGGCGGGGGACATCACCGTCGTCGGCGAGGTGGGCAACGGCCTGGAGGCCGTCCGGCACGCCGAGCGGCTGCACCCGGACGTGATCCTGATGGACCTGCGGATGCCGGTGCTGGACGGCACTGCGGCCACCGAGCGGATCCTGCGCGCCCGGCCGTCGACCCGGATCGTGGTGCTGACGACGTTCGACGACGACGAGCACCTGTACCCGGCGCTGCTGGCCGGGGCGTGCGGCTTCCTGGTCAAGGACACCGCCCCGGCGAACCTGCTCGACGCGGTGCGCCGCGCGGCGGCGGGGGAGAGCGCGTTTAGCCCCGGGGTGCTGGGCCGGCTCGTCGACCGCGCGGTGACCGCCCGGTCGGAGACCGTGCCGAGCGCTGACCTGTCGGGGGTCACCGACCGGGAGCGCGAGGTCCTGGCACTGGTCGGGGCAGGGCTGTCCAACGGGGAGATCGCCGAGCGGCTGTCCCTGGGCGTGACCACGGTGAAGACGCACGTGGCGAATCTGATGACGAAGACCGACACCACCAACCGGGTACGCCTGGCGGTGCTCGCCGCCCGCCACGGCCTGACCCCCTGA
- a CDS encoding phytoene desaturase family protein produces MTNAKLGTDGWDAVVVGAGHNGLTCAAYLAVAGGLRVLVLDRHATVGGDDGAAVPTVYQGLGLDDRFRFWEPDGLDALPARTSGGWDTYRARMVAALPEEAAQVCRYVDTCSALHAEIRGMAPDGPAAPSTLFVTCARKTLDQVMGDCGLSARARTVLGGSDHGLAPEQVPAVSHAAMLGDQLLGDSGQVLSSMLVEAIEAYGGEVRTRTPVVGVTVEAGRVTGVRTASGEVLRAPVVVSDPDDGRFADDLVGEHADPSAGGYRAVAAAASADLVGRALLDYAERAHGAATPTAVQAGPAGAGVWAGVGPAKPGVEMGIEVGVGPTESGVGPAGSGVGRRVVPEVPGLHLAGPGTSGVRCAERILDGSPAEAHAGRVGGPLPRTADRPPGREPARMPRPRVRR; encoded by the coding sequence ATGACAAACGCGAAGCTCGGAACCGACGGCTGGGACGCCGTCGTGGTCGGCGCGGGTCACAACGGACTGACGTGCGCGGCGTACCTGGCCGTGGCCGGGGGGTTGCGGGTCCTGGTGCTGGACCGGCACGCCACGGTCGGCGGGGACGACGGGGCGGCCGTGCCGACCGTCTACCAGGGGCTGGGGCTCGACGACCGGTTCCGGTTCTGGGAGCCCGACGGGCTCGACGCGCTCCCCGCGCGCACCTCCGGCGGGTGGGACACCTACCGGGCCCGGATGGTCGCGGCGCTGCCGGAGGAGGCCGCGCAGGTCTGCCGGTACGTCGACACCTGCTCCGCCCTGCACGCCGAGATCCGCGGCATGGCCCCCGACGGCCCCGCCGCGCCCAGCACCCTGTTCGTCACGTGCGCGCGCAAGACCCTCGACCAGGTGATGGGCGACTGCGGCCTGTCGGCGCGGGCCCGGACCGTGCTCGGCGGCTCCGACCACGGGCTCGCCCCGGAGCAGGTGCCGGCCGTCTCGCACGCGGCGATGCTCGGCGACCAGCTGCTCGGCGACAGCGGACAGGTGCTGTCGTCGATGCTGGTGGAGGCCATCGAGGCGTACGGCGGGGAGGTGCGGACCCGCACGCCCGTCGTCGGGGTGACCGTCGAGGCCGGCCGGGTGACCGGGGTGCGCACCGCCTCCGGGGAGGTGCTGCGCGCGCCCGTCGTGGTGTCCGACCCGGACGACGGGCGGTTCGCCGACGATCTGGTCGGGGAACACGCCGATCCGTCGGCGGGCGGGTACCGGGCAGTGGCCGCCGCCGCCAGCGCCGATCTGGTGGGGCGGGCACTGTTGGACTACGCGGAGCGGGCGCACGGGGCCGCGACGCCGACGGCGGTGCAGGCCGGGCCCGCCGGGGCTGGAGTGTGGGCCGGGGTCGGGCCGGCCAAGCCCGGGGTCGAGATGGGGATCGAGGTCGGGGTCGGGCCGACCGAGAGCGGGGTCGGGCCGGCCGGGAGCGGGGTCGGGCGGCGGGTGGTGCCTGAGGTGCCCGGGCTGCATCTCGCCGGTCCCGGAACCTCCGGCGTCCGGTGCGCGGAGCGGATCCTCGACGGATCGCCGGCGGAGGCGCACGCCGGCCGGGTCGGCGGCCCGCTCCCCCGGACGGCGGACCGGCCGCCGGGTCGCGAGCCGGCCAGGATGCCACGGCCCCGGGTGCGCCGGTAG
- a CDS encoding MEDS domain-containing protein encodes MTDPTAVDQLRLSDHVCWTFDDDDRCAAAVARYVGAGTRDGHRVIYSAPEVPRADIAARLTAHGVHVAALVATGQLQIVTVPDTYLTGGEFRPSSVREGWTRRLDEARAAGYRGVRLVADRSWLAGSVAGAHRVAWYEALANQVFADGYAMGLCLYDRRLFPPPALRGICSAHPATYRADNDRWSPLLRMVRTVDPPGLRLVGEVDVSNRRAVAALLNGLFEEPGAAGEPLVVDVSDLSFADAPTATLFVRAAQASPAGLVLWGCSAPLAHMIAMVPGRHADGRLRIVPTG; translated from the coding sequence ATGACTGATCCCACCGCGGTGGACCAGCTCCGGCTCTCCGACCACGTGTGCTGGACGTTCGACGACGACGACCGGTGCGCCGCGGCCGTCGCCCGCTACGTCGGGGCCGGCACCCGCGACGGCCACCGGGTGATCTACTCCGCCCCCGAGGTGCCGCGCGCCGACATCGCCGCCCGGTTGACCGCGCACGGCGTGCACGTCGCCGCCCTGGTCGCCACCGGCCAGCTCCAGATCGTCACCGTGCCGGACACCTACCTGACCGGGGGCGAGTTCCGCCCGTCGTCGGTGCGCGAGGGCTGGACCCGCCGGCTCGACGAGGCCCGCGCCGCCGGCTACCGGGGCGTACGGCTCGTCGCCGACCGTTCGTGGCTGGCCGGATCCGTGGCCGGCGCGCACCGGGTCGCCTGGTACGAGGCGCTCGCCAACCAGGTGTTCGCCGACGGCTACGCGATGGGCCTGTGCCTCTACGACCGCCGGCTGTTCCCGCCGCCCGCCCTCCGGGGGATCTGTTCCGCGCACCCGGCGACCTACCGGGCCGACAACGACCGGTGGTCGCCGCTGCTGCGGATGGTCCGCACGGTCGACCCGCCGGGGCTGCGGCTGGTCGGAGAGGTGGACGTGTCCAACCGGCGCGCGGTCGCTGCCCTGCTCAACGGGCTGTTCGAGGAGCCTGGGGCAGCGGGGGAGCCGCTGGTGGTGGACGTGTCGGATCTGTCGTTCGCCGACGCGCCGACGGCGACGCTGTTCGTCCGGGCGGCCCAGGCGTCGCCGGCCGGGCTGGTGCTGTGGGGCTGCTCGGCGCCGCTGGCCCACATGATCGCGATGGTGCCGGGCCGGCACGCGGACGGCCGGCTGCGGATCGTGCCGACCGGGTGA
- a CDS encoding sensor histidine kinase: MGLLGDRFGWIRLAVFPAVVSDVVALRADGPTTADWLFALLAGVVSLGAGFVPLATVVGQAGLLICTDLFGHSDAVSVILLAALALLELIVRRRGWPVAVGCVAMSVPFVVQVLRFHAVLPGMYHWAWVVGPPMLAGLYVRSLRENSRRSRERMLEGEQRRELGMLNARLGERTAIARELHDVVAHHVASIVLRVAVARHVIPETDPRMLQVLDDVHAAATTALTDMRKLVGVLRDPSAVNVELGSLLVDPAELPQVLREVVDRAANSGLRVEATIDPALAGMDAVRGLVVLRLVQEGLTNVFKHGGPAGRARLTVAMSADGTARVEVHNEGPPVRSATPGHGLVGLSERVTLIGGEISAGPARDGWLLSAMLPAGAA; this comes from the coding sequence ATGGGCCTGCTCGGTGACCGGTTCGGATGGATTCGACTCGCGGTGTTCCCGGCCGTGGTCAGTGACGTCGTCGCCCTGCGCGCGGACGGACCGACCACGGCCGACTGGCTGTTCGCGCTGCTCGCCGGCGTGGTCAGCCTCGGTGCCGGATTCGTGCCACTGGCCACGGTGGTCGGCCAGGCGGGCCTGCTGATCTGCACGGACCTGTTCGGGCACAGCGACGCCGTGTCGGTCATCCTGTTGGCCGCCCTGGCCCTGCTGGAGCTGATCGTGCGGCGTCGCGGCTGGCCGGTCGCCGTCGGGTGCGTCGCGATGAGCGTGCCTTTCGTGGTGCAGGTCCTGCGGTTCCACGCTGTGCTGCCCGGGATGTACCACTGGGCGTGGGTCGTGGGCCCGCCCATGCTCGCCGGGCTCTACGTCCGGTCGCTGCGCGAGAACAGCCGCCGGTCCCGGGAGCGGATGCTGGAGGGCGAGCAGCGCCGCGAGCTGGGCATGCTCAACGCCCGGCTGGGGGAGCGCACCGCGATCGCCCGCGAGCTGCACGACGTGGTGGCCCACCACGTGGCCTCGATCGTGCTGCGGGTCGCGGTGGCCCGGCACGTGATCCCGGAGACCGACCCCAGGATGCTGCAGGTGCTCGACGACGTGCACGCGGCGGCCACGACGGCGCTGACCGACATGCGCAAGCTCGTCGGGGTGCTGCGCGATCCGTCCGCCGTCAACGTCGAGTTGGGTTCGCTGCTCGTCGACCCGGCGGAGCTGCCGCAGGTCCTGCGCGAGGTCGTCGACCGGGCGGCGAACAGCGGGCTGCGGGTCGAGGCGACGATCGACCCGGCGCTGGCCGGGATGGACGCCGTCCGCGGCCTGGTGGTGCTGCGCCTGGTCCAGGAGGGCCTGACGAACGTGTTCAAGCACGGCGGGCCGGCGGGCCGGGCCAGGCTGACGGTCGCGATGTCGGCCGACGGGACCGCCCGGGTCGAGGTGCACAACGAGGGTCCGCCGGTGCGGTCGGCCACGCCCGGCCACGGCCTCGTGGGCCTGTCGGAACGGGTCACCCTGATCGGCGGCGAGATCTCCGCCGGGCCGGCCCGCGACGGCTGGCTGCTGTCGGCGATGCTGCCGGCGGGCGCCGCGTGA